From the genome of Streptomyces sp. NBC_00523:
GTCCTGGCCCCCACGACCCCGTCCGCGTCGAGCCCGCGCGCCGACTGGAACGAGGTCACCGCCGCCGCCGTGGTGGGCCCGAAGCTGCCGTCCGCCTCGCCCGCCGCGTAGCCCTGGTCGTTCAGCAGCCGCTGCAGGGCGGTGACCTGAGGCCCCGTCGAGCCGGAGCGCTGGGTCGTGTACGTGGCGAAGCTCAGCCCGTCGCGGGTCTCGCCGCCCGTCCCGGTGCCCTTGACCAGCTCCATGTAGCGGTCCCAGTCCCAGTACGGGCCGGGGTCCGTGTGGTCGTTGCCCGGGGCCTCGCTGTGCCCGATGATGTGCGCCCGGTCCTTCGGGATGCCGTACTTGTCGCACAGCGAGGCGGTCAGCGCGGCCGACGAGCGGTACATCGCGTCCGTGAACCAGGTCGGGTCGTCGATGAAGCCCTCGTGCTCGATGCCCAGCGCCGAGGCGTTGGCGCTGCGCGCGTGGTACGCGGTGTCGGCGTCCCGCACCATCTGGGTGATCTGCCCGTCCGACGACCGCACCACGTAGTGCGCGCTCACCTCGGACACGGGGTCCTGGAACCAGCTGATCGAGCCCGCGTACGAGCCCTGCGTGACGTGGACGACGACCTTGTCGATCTTCGCGGTCCGGCCGCTGGTGTAGTTGTTCGGGTCGGCCGGGACCCAGAGCGCGGCCGGGTAGTCGGCGCTCCGGGCACCCGAGTCCGCGGCCGCGACCCCGTCCCGCTCCGGGGAGACCGGCCGCCCGGTCACCGTGATCCGCTCGCCGTCCGGGGTGAGCGCGTCGAGCCCGTCGGCCAGGAAGGTGTAGACCGTGTCGGCGTAGAGCGCGGCGGCCGTGCCCCGCGTGCCGCTGTAGCGGGCGACGGCCGGGTACCAGGCGTCGAGGTGGTCGCGGTCCGCCGCGTCGAGGCCCAGTCCGTCCGCGTAACCGCGCAGCAGGGCGGCGCCGCCCAGGATATTGGCGGCGGTGTCGGTGCGCAGGGCGGCGGCCGGTTCGCCGGTGAGGGCGGCGGCGCGTTCCAGGGTGTGGTGCGTGGGGTTGCTGACCAGGTGCATCACCCCGTAGCCGCCCGCCTGGCTGGGGTGTCCGGCGTGGCCGTCGAGGCGGGTCTCGCCGTACCCGACGGCGGCGAGCAGATCGCGCGGTACGTCGAACGCCCGGGCGGCCCGGGTGAACGCCCGGTCCATCGGGTGCGAGGGGTCCGCCGCCGCGAGGGCCGGGGTGCCGGTCGCGGCGAGGACGGTGGCGGTGAGGGCCGCGAGAAGGGCTGCGCGGGTCCGGGCGGTGCGTGGGGGCATGCCTGCTCCTGCTGTGTGGGGGAGGGCCGGCCGACGGGGCCGGCCGGCCGCGAAGCCTGCTCACGATAGAGAGCCACCCGGGGTATGACAATCAGCCCGCAGGCGTGTCGAAGCGCGTGCACTCCGGCGGAGTTGACGGGCGGTGAGCACACGCGCGCCGCGTGGGATTCGCACACCTGGACGGCAGCCCACCGCACGGGGGAACGCGGGCCGGGCCCGCCGCCGACAGGGCGTATAACAGAGAACTCCGGACCGGCCGGCGTCCCCGATGGCACTCACATCTCACGCGGCAAGGCGTCACCGCGTACGACAGCGGAGAAGCGCCCGATGAGCATGAGCACGGCAGACGAGATCAGCACCTTGCTGACGGCCAACTTCGGAACCGACCCCGTGGCGATCCGCCCCGACGTGCCCCTCAGGCAGCTCCGGCTGGACTCGCTGGCGCTGGAGGAGCTGCGGCTCCTCATCGAGGACCGGCTCGACGTCGACCTGGACGACGTCCAGCTCACCTCGCGCGACACCGTCGGCCAGCTGGTCGACGCCGTGCGCCGCAAGGCCGCCGCGTGACGGCCCCCTACCGCCTGCCGCCGTTCGCCGCGGCCGTCACCGGCATCGGCCTCGTCACCTCGGCGGGCGTCGGCGCCGAGGCCACCTGGCGCGCCGTGAACGACCCCGCGACCGCGCCCTGCGTGCCGCACCGGCCCGAACTGGCCGGGCTGCCCTGCGACTTCATGTACAGCGTGACCGGACTCGACACCCGGGCCGTGCTCGGCGTCGCCGCACACCGGCTGATGGACCGCTTCTCGCACCTCGCCGTCATCGCCGCCCGCGAGGCCGTCGCCGACGCGGGCCTGGACCCCGCCGTCTGGGACAGCGGCCGGGTCGCCGTCGTCATCGGCTCCGCCCACGGCGGCCTGCCCTTCTACGACGAACAGCACACCGCCCTCACCGAACGCGGCGCCCGCCGCGTCTCGCCCAAGCTCGCCCCGCTCACCGTCGTCAACGGCGCCGCCAGCAGCGTCGCCACCGACCTAGGCGCCCACGGACCCAGCCAGGCCGTCTCCACCGCCTGCTCCTCCGGCACCGTCGCCATCGGCACCGCCCACCAGATGCTGCGCACCGGCGCCTGCGACATCGTCGTCGCGGGCGGCGCCGAGTCCGTCTGCTCCCGGCTCCTGATCGCCAGCGCCTGCCGTCTGAAGGCCGTCTCCACCCGCCTGGACGACCCGCAGGCCGCCTGCCGCCCCTTCGACACCCACCGCGACGGCTTCGTCGTCGGGGAGGGCGCCGGACTCCTCGTCCTGGAACGCCCCGAACACGCCCGCGCCCGGGGCGCCACCGTGCGCGCCCACGTCACCGGCTACGGCTCGTCCAGCGACGCCTACTCGGCCGTCGCCCCGGACCCCGACGGGCTCGGCATCGAACGCGCCCTGCGCACCGCCCTCGCGGACGCCGGGACCGACCCCGCCGCCATCGGCCACGTCAACGCGCACGGCACCTCCACCGTCTCCAACGACCTGATCGAGACGGCCATGCTCCGCCGGGTCCTGGGCGAGCACCCCCTCGTCACCTCCACCAAGGCGATGACCGGCCACACCCTCGGCGCCGCCGGAGGCATCGAGACCGCGCTCACCGTCCTCGCCCTCCAGCACCAGCTCGTCCCGCCCACCGTCAATCTCGACGCCCCCGACCCGGACATCCCGGTCGAGGTGGTGAGCAAGGAGGCCAGGCCCGCCGCGTTCGAGGCGGCCGTCAAGACCTCGCTCGGCTTCGGGGGCCACAACGCCGCCCTCGTCCTCACCAGGTGACCGGGGCCAAGGACCAGATTCCATGACCGAAGAGATCATCCGCACCCTCACCGTCGGCGGGTTCCGCTACCGCTACCGCGTCCTGCCGCAGCCCGCGCCCCGGACCGAACCGGTCGTCGTCCTCGGCGGCGCCCTCCAGGGCATCCACGGCTGGCCGCAGATGGACGAGCACCTCGGCCCGCACGCCTCCGTGATCACCCTCGACCTGCCCGGCATGGGCGGCGCCGACCCGCTGCCGCCCGGCACCGGGGACGGCCTCCTGTGCGCCGCCGTCACCGGCGTCCTGGACGACCTGGGCGCCGACCGGGTCAACCTCTTCGGCTTCTCCTACGGCACGTCCATCGCCTTCGGCTGCGCCCGGCGCGACCCCGGCCGGATCGCCCGCCTGGTCCTCGGCGGCGTACCGTCGCACCTCAGCGACGCCCAGCGCGACGACTGGAGCCGGGCCGTCGACCGGCTGGAGGCCGGGGACGCGGAAGGGCTCGCCGCCCTGACCGCCGAGGCGCTGATGTGCCTGGACCCCGACCGGCCGGTCCACCGGCGGGAGCTGGCCCTGCGCTACGTCCGCCGGTCCTTCGTGCACGCCCTCACGCACTCCCCGCACGCGGAGCGCTCGCTGCGCCGGTCGCTGGAGCACCGCCCGGACTTCTCCGGCGGGCTGACCGGGGTCCCGGCGCTCGTCTTCGCGGGCGAGCACGACACCGTGACCTCGCCGGAGCGCCAGCGGGCCTTCGCGGCGACGATCGAGGGCAGCCGCTTCCTCACCATCGGCGAGTCGGACCACTGGGTCGTCCTGGAACGGCCCGACGACGTGGCGGACCTGGTGGCCCGCTTCCTGACCGACCGGCCGCTGGAACCCGCCCCCGCGCTGCGGCCGGTCGCCCCCCTGCCGCGCCCGCGCACGGAGGCGGCGGACGCGGTGCTGCCGCGGGCGGGCGGCTGAACCGCCCGCCCGCGGGCCGGATCAGTGGTGCCCGTGGTGCCCGCCGCCGTGACCGTGGTCGTGCCCGCCGTGCCCGTGCCCGTTTCCGTGCTCCGGGGCGTTCACGTCGACGCGGACGATCTGCGGGTCGTGGTCGCTCGCCTGGTCGGCGAACTCCGCGTTGATGTGCACCACGTCGTAGTCGAAGCGGCGCACGCCCGGGCTGGTCAGGATGTGGTCGAGGGTCTGCGAGTTGCCCTCGTACACATAGCTGTACTGCTCGTTCTTCGGCAGCGTGGTGATCAGCGGCTTGAGGACCTTGCCGTCGGTCAGCGCGCCGACGGTCGGCGAGAACGCGAAGTCGTTGAGGTCGCCGAGGACCACGACCCGCGCCGACTTGTCCGCCGCCAGCAGCGACTTGACGAAGGTGTTGACCTCCTTCGCCTGCTGCACCCGCTTGGTCTCCGAGCTGCGCACCGGCTCCTGGTAGCGCCCGTGCAGCGGCTGGTCGCCGCCCTTCGACGCGAAGTGGTTGCCGACGACGAAGACGGACTTCCCGTGGAAGCGGAACTCGCCGACCAGCGGCTTGCGGCTGTCGTCCCAGGCCGCGCTCGCGGGCGCGATCCGGCCCGGCGACACCGACAGAGTGACGCCCTTCTTCGTCTTCACGGCCGCGACCGGCGTCGTCGCGTCGCCGCCCGGGCGGTCCACGAAGTCCACCCGCTTGGCGTTGTACAGGAACACGTTGCGGATGTTGCCGCCGGGCTCGCCGCCGTCCTTGCCGTCCTGCGGGGCGACATAGCGCCACGAGTAGCGCGGGCCGCCCGCCGCGACGATCGCGTCCGTGAACCGCTTCAGCGTGGCCTCGGAGCCCACCGTGCCGTCGTTGACCGCGCCGTTGTCGTCCTGGATCTCCTCCAGCGACACGATGTCGGGCGAGGAGAGGTTGACCGCGACGCCCTCGGCCAGCGTGTCGAACTTCGCCTGGTCGTCCAGCGCGTCGAGGTTCTCCACGTTGTACGTGGCGACCGCGAGCTCCTTGCCCTTCTGCTTGCGCGTGACCTCGCGCTTCAGGTGGTGGTCGGTGACCTTGCCGAGCGCGGTGGCCTGGAGGTTGTAGCCGCCGTACGAGTCGTAGTCCAGGACGCCCGAGGTGGTCCCGGCGAGCACGTCACCCACGTTCGCGGTGGGCACCGGCGCGGCCGGATCCAGCGAAATGACCTTGATCCGGCCGGTGTTCTGGTCGGTGTACGAGGCGTAGAGCGTGCCGCCGCGCCGGGTCGGGTTCTGCTTCGGCTCGACCGTCACCCAGACCTCGTGGTACTTGGTCGTCGCGCCCGTGACGCGGGTGTCGGCGATCTGGACCCGGGTGCCCTCCAGGGACTCGTACAGGTCCAGCGCGTACGTCGACGGCTCCAGCGGCAGCGCGTCGATCGAGCCGCCCCCGGCCGAGGGCACGTACTTCGACGGCACCGTCTTCGCGTCCAGCACCACCGGCGCGGGCAGCGCGTTGCCGGAGGAGACGACCGTGACCTTCGGGGCGGTGATCTCGGTGACCGACTGGGTGGTGGACGACGGGTAGTACTCGTCCACGGTCCCGCTGACCAGCACCGAATCGCCCACCTGGACGGCCGGGGCGGCGGAGCCGGTGTATACGAACACGCCCTCGGCGGTGCGCGGGTCGGCGTCCGGGGCGGTGTCCTGGATCCAGAAGCCGCGCGAACCCGAGGTGCGCACGGCCGTGACGACGCCGGGCACCCCGGTGACCGCCCGGCCGTCCAGCGGGGAGACCCGGGTGGTGCCCTGGATGTCGTGGATCCGCACGGTGCCGGGCTCGGTGGGGTTGCCCGGGTCGCCCGGGTCCTCGCCGCCGCCCGAGGTCTCCCCGGCCGCGTTCACCGGGGAGGGGGCCCCCGCGGTCAGGTCGGCGGCGTTGTCGTCGGTGTCCGCCAGCGAGGCCGCCCGCGCCACGGAGGCGGTGGCCGAGGTGCCCTTGGCCGGTCCGCTGCCTTCCCGGACGACCGCGGTGCCGTAGCCGACCAGGTCCACGATCCGGGTGTCGGCGGCACAATCGGCGGCCGTCTTGCAGGTCAGCGGGGCCGTCCCGGAGACCAGGGCCACGGTGCCGGCGGTGGCGGACATCGCGACGGTGCCCGTGGCGTCCGGGGTGGGCAGGGCCACCGTGCCGCCGGTGCCCGCCGCCTCCGCGACGAGATAGCGGCCGCCCGGCGCGACGGAGCCGGTCAGCGCGGACACCTGCCACAGCGAGCCCGCCGACGGGGCGCCCGGCAGGTACTGGACGCTGAGCCCGTCCAGGCCGTACGCGGCCGAGCCGGCGTTGGCCAGCTCGATGAAGTCGCGGGTCAGCGTCGCACCGGAGTTCCCGCCGCCCCCGTACACCTCGGAGATCACGGCGGTCGCGGACGGGGCCGCGAAGGCGGCGGGCAGCGCGGTCGCCGAGAGCGTCACGGCTACCGCGCCGGCCAGCAGGGCGGAACGGGTGGTGGATATGCGCACGGAGAATGCCCCTCAGAGTGTGGTGAGGGAGCACAAGCTATGCGCGTAGAACAGGCGATGACAAGGCATCAGAGGTGAATTCCGGAAAACGTTCGGTCACGCCCGGAGCTGTCCAGGATGCGGCAATGGTTTGACCGGGTTGAGCCGGTCCGGCTACGTTGCGCGGCATGCAGCGATCCGCACATCTCACGACGCGGGGTCACATCGACCTCAAGCGGGTGTGCTCCGCCGTGTGTCACCGCGCCTGAGGCACCGCGCCCGCGCCCTCCGCGCCCCGGCTCCCGTGCCGCGCCGACACCGCGCCCATCGCCGCCCCCGAGGTCTGGAAGACACGGTGAAACGTCTCTCCGCCCCCGCCCCCGCCCGCCGCTCCCTCGACACCCGCGCCACCCCGCTGCGCCGCGCCGACATACCGGCCCCGGTGCCCGGCCGCCGTCCGACCGGCACCGGCTCCGTCCTCGGCGCGATCCTCGACCACGGGCCCGTCGCCCGGTCCACGGTCGCCCGGCTCACCGGCCTCTCGCCCGCCTCCGTCAGCGGGCACGTCGGCCGCCTCCTCGCCCGCGGACTGGTCCGGGAGGCCGCCGAGACCGCCGGACCCAAGGGGCTCGGCCGCCCGCACATCCCCGTCGAGATCGACACCGGCAGCTATCTGGTCGCCGGGGCCCACATCGCCGTCGCCCACTCCACCCTCTCGCTGATGGACCTGCGCGGCCGGATCGTCGCCGAGGACCGGCGGCCCCACGGCTCCACCGACCCCCACCACCTGCTCGCCCAGCTCGCCGACCGGCTGCCCGCGTTGGTCGCCGCGCACGCCGGTGGGCGGACCGTCCTCGCCCTCGGCCTGGCCACCGGCCACCGCGTCGACCCGGTCGACGGGGTGATCGTGGCGCACCCGCAGCTCGGCTGGCACGACGTCCCGGCCCGCGACCTGCTCGCCGCCGCGACCGGGCTGCCCGTCCATGTGGACAGCCACTCCCGCGCCCTGGCCCGGGCCGAGCAGCTGTTCGGCCAGGAATCGACGCGGGCCAGCACCGTCCTGCTCTTCGTCGGCGCGGTCGTGGACGCCGCCTTCGCCACCGACGGCGCCCTGCACCGGGGACCGCGCTCCGGCGCGGGCAGCGTCGCCCATCTGCCCCTGGGGGCCGGGGGATCGGGCGGTGCGGAGCCGTGCTCCTGCGGGCGGTCCGGCTGCCTCCAGTCGGAGGTCTCCGAGCGGGCCATGGTGCGGCGCGCCGCCGCCCAGGGGCTGGTGACCGGGTCCTTCCCGGAGCTGCTGGACCGGGCGCTGGCCGGGGACGCGCGGGCGGTGGAGCTGTTCCGCCGGCGGGCCCGGCTGGTGGGGCGGGCGGCGGCCCTGCTCCTCGACATGTTCGACCCGGAGGTCCTGGTCGTGGTCGAGCCGGGGGCCGGGCGGATGCCGGAGTGCCTGGCCGGCCTGCGGGCGGAGGTGGCCGAGCGGTCGGTGGTGTGCGACGACCCCGAGCGGGCCGTGGTGCCGAGCAGCTTCACCGGGTCCGTCCTGGCTGTGGCGGGCGGGGCGGTGGCGCTCGGGTCGCTGTACACGGACCCGCTGGGGCCGTGGCCGGCGCTGCCCGCGGTCTCCTGATACCGGACCCGCCGCGCCCCTTCCGTAATCCGACTTAATTCAGTCAGTTGCATTGTTGACCGGCCGCGAACGGCCACGGGATGATGGATTCATGACCAGCCGACAGCGGAATTCAGCGAAAGCGTCCTCGATGACGCCGCGCTTCCGCTCGTCCGCGCCCGCCGCGCCGCGTTCCTGTCGCGGCCGCTGTCCGGGTCTCCGGTAAACACCCGCTGATATCCGGCGAACGTTCCGCGCGTCCGCGCGCCTCGCCGTGTTCATGCACGCCTTCGCGCAATTCCAGCTGCCTTTTTCGTGCTGCCCTTTCGGGCTTTTCACCTTCGGGAGACACGTTGACCGTCACTGTGCCCTCGTACGCGGCCCAGGCCGCCGCCCCCGCCCCGGCGGGGATCGCCCCCGACCGCTTTCGGCAGGCGTTCCGCCGCTACCCCGCCGGGGTCGTCGTCATCACCACCGACTCCGGCCGGGGCCCGGTCGGCTTCACCGCGACCTCGCTCACCTCGCTCTCGCTGACCCCGCCGCTGATCTCGTTCGGCATAGGGACCACCACCTCGTCGTGGCCGCACTTCGAGCACGCCCGTACGGCCGTCGTGCACTTCCTCGGCGCCGACCAGCAGCCCCTGGCCGCCACCTTCGCCACCAGCGGCATCGACCGCTTCGCCGCCCCCACCCGCTGGCACCGCCTGCCCGGCGGCGAGCCCCTGCTCGACGGGGTGGCCGGCCATCTGCGGGTGGAGACCGAGCAGATCGTCCCTGCCGGTGACCACCGCATCGTCATCGCCCGGGTGGTGGACGCCCAGCTCGACGAGGGCCGCGCCCCGCTGCTCTTCCACGACGGCTCCTACCTCTCCCTCTGACCGGATCAGGACCTCTTCCCATGCCACGCCACCGCACATCGCCGGTCCTCGGCCGCCGCTCGTTCCTCGCCCTCGGCGGCACCGCCCTCGTCGGTACGCTCGCCGCCTGCTCGCCGCAGACGCAATCCGCCGCGAGCGCCGAACCGGCCGGAAAACTGCCGTCCGGAGCGCCGCCACCCGGCACGAAACTCTCCGTCGCCGTGCGTTCCACCCGCCTCCAACTCGGCCCCGCAGGACTGGAGAAGGACCTTCCCTTCACCGTTTCCCAATGGCCCAACCTGAGCGCGGGCCCCGATATCATCCAGGGATTCCGGGCCCATTCCATCGACCTGGCCGTCAACGCCGGAATTCCGCCGATCCAGGCCCACGCCATCGACGTCGGCGCGAAGATCGTCGCCGTGCAGGTGCGGAACAACCCCTCGTACGTCTTCGCCACCGCACCCGGCTCCGACATCCGGACCGTGGACGACTTCCGGGGCAAGAAGATCGGGTTCTCCCAGGGGCAGGCCCAGGGTGTCGTGGTGCTGCGGGCGCTGAAGCAGGCGGGCATCGGCAACAAGGACGTGGAGCTGGTCGCCCTGCCCAGCACCCAGTTCCTCACCGCCCTCCAGTCCAAGCAGGTGGACGTCGCCCCGCTGGGCGAACCCACCCTCACCAAGTACCTCACCCAGTACGAGAAGGACGGGGCACGCGGCGTGAAGACCGACGTCGTGGACCTGCTCTCGGTGCTCTGGGCGCCCAACGAGGTGCTGAACGACCGGGCCAAGGCCGCCGCCGTCCGCAGCTTCATCCCGCTGTGGGCCCGGGGCCAGGTCTGGGCGTGGGAGAACACCGACGAGTGGATCGACACGTACTACGTCAAGGACCAGGGCGTCTCCCGGGAGGACGGCAAGCGCATCGTCGCCTCGCTCAACAAGCCGCTCTTCCCGGCCTCCTGGGACGCGGCCATCGCCTGGGAACAGGAGACCGCCGACCTGCTCGCCGCCGGCGGATTCGTACCGGAGCAGGACGCCTCCGAACTGTTCGACCGCCGCTTCGAGGCGCTGGCAGCCCAGGCCGTATCCGCCGAGTACCGGGAGAAGTCATGACCGAGCTGCTGACCCACACCACCCGCCCCGCCCCGCCGCCGGCCGCGGCCGCCGCCCCGGCGAAGGCGCCGTCGGCGGCACCCAGGGGCACCCGCAGACGGCTTGGCCCCGGCCGGGCCGTCCCCTTCGGGCGGCTCATCGGCCCGGTCCTGGTCATCGCCCTGTGGTGGGCCGCCTCCGCCACCGGCTATCTCGACCCCCGGATACTCTCCGGCCCCGGCACGGTCCTCGCCACCGCCTCGGACCTGGTCTCCAGCGGCCGGCTCCAGGACAACGTCCTCATCTCGCTCCAGCGCGCCGGGCTCGGCCTCTTCTTCGGGGTGAGCGCCGGGGTCCTCCTCGCCGTCGCCGCCGGACTGAGCCGGACCGGCGAATACCTTCTCGACGGACCGCTCCAGATCAAGCGGGCGATCCCCTCCCTGGCCATGCTCCCGCTGCTGATCCTCTGGCTCGGCATCGGCGAGCAGATGAAGGTCACCGTCATCGCGCTCGGCGTCGCGGTGAACATGTACATCAACACGTACGCCTCGCTCACCGGCATCGACAGCCGCTACGTCGAACTCGCCGAAGGGCTCGACCTGAGCCGCGCGCAGTTCATCCGCAAGGTCGTCGTCCCCGGTTCACTGCCCGGTTTCTTCGTCGGGCTGCGCCTCGGCGTCACCGCGTCCTGGCTCGGGCTGATCGTGGTCGAGCAGATCAACGCCACCAGCGGCATCGGCTACATGATGTTCCAGGCCCAGCAGTACGCCCAGTCCGACGTGATCATCGTGGGCCTGGTGGCCTACGGGATCTTCGGCTTCGCGTCGGACGCGGCGGTACGCGCCGTGGAGAGGAAGGTCCTGTCATGGCGACGCACCCTGGCGGGCTGACCGCCCCCGGCGCGACGGCCCTCGCGCACCCCGCCATCCGCACCCGCAAGCTCGTCCGCCGCTTCGGCGACCGCGACATCCTCAAGGAACTCGATCTCACCGTCGCCCCCGGCGAGTTCACCGCGCTGCTCGGGCGCAGCGGCTCCGGCAAGTCCACCCTGCTGCGCGCCGTCGCCCGCCTCGACCACACCGTCGAGGGCTCCGGCGAACTCACCGTCCCCGACCGGGTCTCGCTCTCCTTCCAGGACTCCCGGCTGCTTCCCTGGCTCCGGCTCATCGACAACGTCACCCTCGGCCTGCGCGGCCCCGGCGCCCGGGAACGCGGCCTCACCGCCCTCGCCGAGGTCGGCCTGGAGGGCCGCGACCGCTCCTGGCCGCACGAGCTGTCCGGCGGCGAGCAGCAGCGCGCCGCCCTCGCCCGCGCCCTGGTCCGCGAACCCGAACTCCTCCTCGCGGACGAGCCGTTCGGCGCCCTGGACGCGCTCACCCGGATCAAGATGCACGACCTGCTCCGCGAGCTCTACGAACGCCACCGCCCCGCGGTGCTCCTGGTCACCCATGACGTGGACGAGGCCGTCGAACTCGCCGACCGCGTCCTGGTCCTGGAGGACGGCCGGATCTCCGTCGATCTCACTGTCGACCTGCCGACCCCGCGCGCCCGCCGCGACCCGCGTTTCCAGGAATACCGCGACACCCTGCTCACCGCCCTCGGGGTAGCCCAGCCCCAGCCCCTCATCGACGCGAAGAAGGACTCCCATGCCCCGCACGCCTGAGCGCAAGCAGCTCCACCTCAACGCCTTCCTCATGTCCACCGGCCACCACGAGGCGTCCTGGCGGCTGCCCGAGAGCCCGGCCGAGGCCAACTCCGACATCGAGCACTACAAGAACCTCGCCCGGATCGCCGAACGCGGTCGCCTCGACTCGCTGTTCCTCGCCGACAGCCCCGTCCTGATGGGCGACCCCGGCCGCCGCCCCGCCGCCAAGCTGGAACCCACCGTCCTGCTCACCGCGCTCGCCGGGGCCACCCGCCACATCGGCCTCATCGCCACCGCGTCGACCAGCTACAACGAGCC
Proteins encoded in this window:
- a CDS encoding ABC transporter ATP-binding protein, coding for MATHPGGLTAPGATALAHPAIRTRKLVRRFGDRDILKELDLTVAPGEFTALLGRSGSGKSTLLRAVARLDHTVEGSGELTVPDRVSLSFQDSRLLPWLRLIDNVTLGLRGPGARERGLTALAEVGLEGRDRSWPHELSGGEQQRAALARALVREPELLLADEPFGALDALTRIKMHDLLRELYERHRPAVLLVTHDVDEAVELADRVLVLEDGRISVDLTVDLPTPRARRDPRFQEYRDTLLTALGVAQPQPLIDAKKDSHAPHA